The proteins below are encoded in one region of Tepidimicrobium xylanilyticum:
- a CDS encoding chemotaxis protein CheA, which translates to MDFDINQYINLFVEEGKEHLQNMNDALLALEKDRNNESLVNEIFRIAHTLKGMAGTMGFINMANLTHEMENVLDGIRNKQTVLSEEVIDIIFECFDVLDNSVNHIAKTGKEEEENYSFLIGKLRNVLDKNGIEGDNLPNDRKQEIHINEYVTNIISAAKEKGLSAYNIEIELSPSCMLKSARAFIIINTLESMGEIIYSNPAIEEIEDEKFDLSFSLIVISEASEEKIKESLEKISEIENITINHLEQAFKEQLEYLEEASTPGSNLKDSSIDTEKSKVFERQSKVGKTVRVDIDRLDNLMNLVSELIIIKTRMDDLSGISNRENMTEAIEYLERITTSLHDAVMKVRMVPIERVFNRFPRMVRDLSKELNKEINLQMFGEETEVDRTVIDEIGDPLIHIIRNSIDHGIETPEERIRLNKPKEGNVILKAYPDGNSVVIEVIDDGKGIDVLKVKKKAVEKNLLTAEEAELLSEDDILSLLFQPGFSTSDEISDISGRGVGLDVVKNKIESINGSVEVETQENVGTKFIIRIPLTLAIIQALLIKLNDEIYAIPLSSVTEIIDLPRNSIRNVQGQDIILYRGKTIPMVRLHQIMGLEFNNSDEEYLVVVVRKGEKLAALLVDDLIGQQEIVIKPLGKYLSNIRYISGATILGNGNVSLILDVNSMI; encoded by the coding sequence ATGGATTTCGACATAAATCAATATATTAATTTATTCGTTGAAGAGGGAAAGGAACATTTGCAAAATATGAATGATGCACTATTAGCCTTAGAGAAGGACAGAAATAATGAGTCATTAGTAAATGAAATTTTTAGAATAGCCCATACTCTAAAGGGTATGGCAGGTACTATGGGATTTATCAACATGGCCAACTTAACCCATGAGATGGAAAATGTTTTGGATGGTATTAGAAATAAGCAAACAGTATTGTCAGAGGAAGTTATAGATATTATTTTTGAGTGTTTTGATGTCTTGGATAATTCGGTAAATCATATAGCTAAAACTGGCAAAGAAGAAGAGGAAAATTATAGCTTTCTTATTGGAAAGCTAAGAAATGTTTTAGATAAGAATGGGATTGAGGGTGATAATCTACCCAATGACAGGAAACAAGAAATTCATATTAATGAATACGTTACAAATATAATAAGTGCAGCTAAGGAAAAGGGATTAAGTGCCTATAACATAGAAATAGAATTGAGTCCTAGTTGTATGTTAAAATCTGCTAGAGCTTTTATTATAATTAATACTTTAGAATCAATGGGAGAAATAATATACTCTAATCCCGCTATTGAGGAAATTGAAGATGAAAAATTTGACTTAAGCTTTAGTTTAATCGTTATTTCTGAGGCAAGCGAAGAAAAGATAAAAGAAAGCTTGGAAAAAATATCAGAAATAGAAAACATTACCATCAACCATTTGGAGCAGGCATTTAAGGAACAATTGGAATATTTAGAAGAAGCAAGCACTCCTGGTTCCAATTTAAAAGATAGTTCTATAGATACAGAAAAATCTAAAGTTTTTGAAAGGCAAAGCAAGGTTGGAAAAACAGTTAGGGTTGACATAGATAGATTGGATAATTTAATGAATTTAGTAAGTGAATTAATAATTATTAAAACTAGGATGGATGATTTAAGCGGTATATCCAACAGGGAAAACATGACAGAGGCAATTGAGTATCTAGAAAGGATTACAACTAGTTTACATGATGCAGTAATGAAGGTGCGAATGGTACCCATTGAGAGAGTTTTTAATAGATTCCCTCGTATGGTAAGGGATTTATCAAAAGAATTGAATAAGGAAATAAATCTTCAAATGTTTGGTGAAGAAACTGAGGTAGACAGAACTGTAATAGATGAAATAGGGGATCCGTTAATTCATATTATACGAAATTCAATTGACCATGGGATTGAGACACCTGAGGAAAGGATAAGGTTAAACAAACCTAAGGAAGGAAATGTAATTTTAAAGGCTTATCCCGATGGTAATAGTGTTGTGATTGAAGTAATAGATGACGGAAAAGGAATTGATGTCCTTAAAGTAAAGAAAAAAGCTGTAGAAAAAAATCTTCTTACTGCTGAAGAAGCAGAGTTATTATCTGAAGATGATATATTATCTTTATTATTCCAACCAGGTTTTAGCACTTCTGATGAGATATCTGATATATCAGGACGAGGAGTAGGTCTTGATGTAGTGAAGAATAAAATCGAATCGATTAATGGCTCAGTTGAAGTAGAAACTCAAGAAAATGTAGGTACAAAGTTTATAATTAGAATACCATTGACTTTAGCAATTATACAAGCATTGCTTATTAAATTAAATGATGAAATATATGCTATACCATTAAGTTCTGTTACGGAAATAATCGATTTGCCTAGAAACAGCATTAGGAATGTTCAAGGACAGGATATTATCCTTTACAGAGGGAAAACCATCCCTATGGTTAGATTACATCAAATAATGGGATTGGAATTCAATAATTCGGATGAAGAATATTTGGTGGTAGTTGTAAGGAAGGGAGAAAAATTAGCTGCATTATTGGTGGATGATTTAATTGGTCAACAGGAAATTGTTATTAAGCCACTAGGCAAATATTTATCTAATATTAGATATATTTCTGGGGCAACTATATTAGGAAATGGGAACGTATCATTAATTTTGGATGTTAATTCTATGATTTAG
- a CDS encoding chemotaxis protein CheD, giving the protein MKAIKVGMADYNVVKAPGILTTLGLGSCVGIALYDKYNKIAGLAHVMLPSSKEIKNNQNKSKFVDTGIELLIEKLLKEGANMDNLVAKIVGGSQMFSFNDNSSILRIGERNVLATREKLKELKIRILAEDTGGNYGRTVELNAEDGSLLIKTIGHGIKII; this is encoded by the coding sequence ATGAAAGCGATTAAAGTAGGTATGGCTGATTACAATGTAGTAAAGGCTCCTGGAATTTTAACAACGCTTGGTTTAGGATCTTGCGTAGGTATAGCTTTATATGACAAATACAATAAAATAGCTGGATTGGCACATGTTATGTTGCCATCTAGTAAAGAAATAAAAAATAACCAAAATAAGTCAAAATTTGTTGACACAGGTATTGAATTGCTTATAGAAAAGCTATTGAAGGAAGGAGCAAATATGGATAATTTAGTTGCAAAGATAGTTGGTGGTTCTCAGATGTTCTCCTTTAATGACAATAGTAGTATTTTAAGAATTGGGGAAAGGAATGTATTAGCTACAAGAGAGAAATTGAAGGAATTAAAGATTAGGATTTTGGCAGAAGATACTGGTGGAAACTATGGAAGAACTGTGGAATTGAATGCAGAAGATGGTTCTTTGCTAATAAAAACTATTGGTCATGGCATTAAAATAATCTGA
- a CDS encoding chemotaxis protein CheW produces MSSNIGSRYVVFKLKEEYYGIPIEKVISIEKIGRITRVPNAPDYINGVINLRGEVIPIVNLRRKLGIDENGINKNSRIIVVNDDDMVVGLIVDFSSEVLEIDGESIDKPPKMEDNQLLDYISGIGKVPDRLVILLDLGKLLLN; encoded by the coding sequence ATGTCTTCTAATATAGGCAGTAGGTATGTAGTATTTAAACTAAAAGAGGAATATTATGGAATACCAATAGAAAAAGTCATATCCATAGAAAAAATAGGAAGAATTACCCGAGTACCAAATGCACCTGATTATATTAATGGTGTCATCAATTTAAGAGGAGAGGTTATTCCTATTGTCAATTTAAGGAGAAAATTAGGGATAGATGAAAATGGTATAAATAAGAATTCAAGAATAATAGTAGTTAATGATGATGATATGGTTGTGGGGTTAATAGTGGACTTTTCTTCAGAGGTACTGGAGATAGATGGAGAAAGTATAGACAAGCCTCCTAAGATGGAAGATAATCAGCTATTAGATTATATCAGTGGAATTGGTAAAGTTCCAGATAGATTGGTTATACTATTGGATTTAGGGAAATTACTACTTAATTAA
- a CDS encoding flagellar brake protein, protein MYNEKDELMIGHKINIGRGSSKTKKTYPSQILDILDDDIFVVSGPMYKRGVVLLHKGEIIEVSYMVENKGKYYFKAKVLERCDKRIYKIKLKKVSDIKRVQLRNYYRFDLDLPVEKDFAIEIDGKKEVITENCRTKNISGGGLKLYSNFHHRIGDRVVCSFYINNHKIVIKGEVVRIEEVDVFYYKYGLGIKFIGLKEKDRDRIIRFIFQKERELKKKGLI, encoded by the coding sequence ATGTACAATGAGAAGGATGAACTAATGATTGGCCATAAGATTAATATTGGCAGAGGTTCATCGAAGACTAAAAAGACTTATCCTAGCCAAATATTAGATATTTTAGATGACGACATTTTTGTAGTAAGTGGACCGATGTATAAAAGAGGTGTAGTTTTACTACATAAGGGTGAAATAATTGAGGTTAGCTATATGGTAGAGAATAAAGGAAAATATTACTTTAAAGCCAAAGTATTGGAAAGGTGTGATAAAAGGATTTATAAAATTAAATTGAAAAAGGTTTCAGATATTAAACGAGTACAACTAAGGAATTATTATCGATTTGATTTAGATTTGCCGGTTGAAAAAGATTTTGCTATCGAAATAGATGGCAAAAAAGAAGTAATTACTGAAAATTGTAGGACGAAAAATATTAGCGGTGGAGGGCTAAAGCTTTATTCTAATTTTCATCACAGAATTGGGGATAGAGTAGTTTGTAGTTTTTATATCAATAACCACAAAATTGTTATAAAGGGTGAAGTTGTAAGAATTGAGGAAGTTGATGTTTTTTATTATAAATACGGATTAGGCATTAAGTTTATTGGTTTAAAGGAAAAAGATAGGGACAGAATTATAAGGTTTATTTTTCAAAAAGAAAGAGAATTAAAGAAAAAAGGATTGATATAA
- a CDS encoding flagellar biosynthesis protein FlhF yields MKIKRYVGYTTHEAMSKLKKDLGSEAVILSTRTIKQKGLFGFLKKPMVEITAAYEKKDLNSELFDEKLKKINSELYLLKNMVLQITSEANIKPPALPKELDNFKTKLIENGVDYKIATTILERLNKQININDKSDNTIKSILKETLMEYIGLIEPLNMDDLNQKFIFFLGPTGVGKTTTLAKIAAKLVMEGKYNIGLITTDTYRVAAVEQLKVYSDILQLPLKVIYSEEDMYKSLVNFRDKDVLLVDTAGRNHKEIKDDDIIFKLINSIKNKEIFLVLSCTTEYGVLKSIIEQYSFIPDYKIIFTKVDECENFGNILNAKLLTNKPLSYITTGQNVPDDIEILNREKIANSLIGEI; encoded by the coding sequence ATGAAAATAAAAAGGTATGTTGGATATACCACCCACGAAGCTATGAGTAAGTTGAAAAAGGATCTTGGTTCTGAGGCTGTTATTTTAAGTACTAGAACCATAAAGCAAAAAGGCCTTTTTGGCTTTTTAAAAAAACCAATGGTGGAGATAACTGCCGCCTATGAAAAGAAAGATTTAAACAGCGAATTATTTGATGAAAAACTTAAAAAAATTAATAGCGAATTATATCTATTGAAAAATATGGTGTTGCAGATTACTTCTGAAGCAAATATTAAGCCACCAGCTCTTCCTAAAGAGCTGGATAACTTTAAAACTAAGCTAATTGAAAATGGGGTAGATTATAAAATTGCTACTACAATTCTAGAGAGATTGAACAAGCAGATTAATATTAATGATAAGAGCGATAACACAATCAAGAGTATCTTAAAAGAAACTTTAATGGAATATATTGGTTTAATTGAACCTTTGAATATGGATGATTTAAATCAGAAATTTATATTCTTCTTGGGACCTACAGGGGTAGGAAAAACGACTACATTAGCAAAAATTGCAGCTAAATTAGTAATGGAAGGAAAATATAACATAGGATTAATTACAACTGATACTTATAGAGTAGCAGCCGTGGAACAGTTAAAAGTATATTCAGATATTTTACAATTACCTTTAAAGGTAATATATAGCGAAGAGGATATGTATAAATCTTTAGTAAACTTTAGGGATAAGGATGTTTTACTCGTTGATACAGCTGGAAGAAATCATAAGGAAATAAAAGATGATGATATTATTTTTAAATTGATAAATTCAATCAAGAATAAAGAGATTTTTCTGGTATTAAGCTGTACTACAGAATATGGTGTATTGAAATCTATAATTGAGCAATATAGTTTTATTCCAGACTATAAAATAATTTTTACTAAGGTTGACGAATGTGAGAATTTTGGAAATATATTAAATGCAAAATTGTTGACCAATAAGCCACTTTCTTATATTACAACAGGTCAAAATGTACCTGATGATATTGAGATATTAAACAGAGAAAAGATAGCGAATAGCCTAATTGGGGAGATTTAA
- a CDS encoding MinD/ParA family protein: MKDQAERLRQIMKNKDELNKSISNKAKVLAVTSGKGGVGKTNFALNLAISIKRLGHKVLVLDADLGLANVEILSGTNVKFTIFDFIIGEKSINEIIATGPEGIKLISGGSGLEGLSVMDENNINRLIKELEGLESSTDFIIIDTGAGISGVVTNFVMAADEVIIITTPDPTAVMDAYTMIKTLVNNGYNGRINVVANIVNNKKEAISTFNRLNLVADNFLKIKLNFLGYLERNTAVDNAVKKQIPFLLSNPKSSISKKINVMALKFVESNNDIKDNSFTGRLKKLLVRRGGL; this comes from the coding sequence ATGAAAGACCAAGCAGAAAGATTAAGGCAAATAATGAAAAACAAGGATGAACTGAATAAAAGTATTAGCAATAAAGCCAAGGTATTAGCAGTAACAAGTGGTAAGGGGGGCGTTGGTAAAACCAATTTTGCACTCAACTTAGCCATATCCATTAAACGATTAGGCCATAAAGTATTAGTCTTAGATGCAGATTTAGGATTAGCAAATGTGGAAATATTGAGTGGTACTAATGTAAAATTTACAATATTTGACTTTATAATAGGGGAAAAAAGTATTAATGAAATAATTGCCACAGGTCCTGAAGGAATTAAATTGATTTCTGGTGGATCTGGTTTGGAAGGATTATCCGTTATGGATGAAAATAATATTAACAGATTAATAAAGGAATTAGAAGGCTTAGAATCATCAACAGATTTTATTATAATAGATACAGGTGCAGGCATATCGGGAGTAGTGACCAATTTTGTAATGGCAGCAGATGAAGTTATAATTATAACTACTCCAGATCCAACTGCTGTAATGGATGCATATACTATGATTAAGACTTTGGTAAACAATGGTTATAATGGTAGGATAAATGTAGTTGCTAATATTGTAAACAACAAAAAAGAGGCTATTTCCACATTTAATAGATTGAACTTGGTTGCCGATAATTTTTTAAAAATCAAACTTAATTTTTTAGGATATTTGGAAAGAAACACTGCAGTAGACAACGCTGTAAAAAAACAGATACCTTTTTTATTATCCAATCCTAAGTCGTCCATATCAAAAAAAATTAATGTTATGGCTTTGAAATTTGTTGAATCCAATAATGATATTAAGGATAATAGTTTTACTGGTAGATTAAAAAAATTACTTGTTAGGAGAGGCGGTTTATAG
- a CDS encoding sigma-70 family RNA polymerase sigma factor, whose protein sequence is MKKDELWKRYAKNRDRATKQQLIETYIDLVKIVAGRMYNFYGSKVEYEDLIGFGIIGLIDSIERFDVNKNIKFETYAQIRIKGTIIDNIRKLDWIPRSLRKKSKDIQNAIFHLENKLGRNPTNEELSEHLGIPLEEVEACLADITNFNMASLEDLLINKGEQYIKDSQNPNTPESIFEKKELIEILGKIIDELQENEKMVISLYYYEELTYKEIGHIMELSESRISQIHSKAILNIKNKLMKLGIYEN, encoded by the coding sequence ATGAAAAAAGATGAACTATGGAAAAGATATGCTAAGAACAGGGATAGAGCGACAAAGCAACAGCTAATAGAAACGTACATAGATCTAGTAAAAATAGTTGCTGGTAGAATGTATAATTTCTATGGAAGTAAGGTTGAGTATGAGGACCTAATTGGGTTTGGGATTATTGGTTTAATTGACAGCATAGAGCGATTTGATGTCAATAAGAATATAAAGTTTGAAACTTATGCTCAGATTAGGATTAAGGGAACCATCATAGACAATATAAGAAAACTTGACTGGATTCCAAGAAGTTTAAGGAAAAAATCAAAGGATATTCAAAATGCAATATTCCATCTTGAAAATAAGTTAGGAAGAAACCCAACTAACGAAGAGCTTTCAGAACATTTAGGTATACCTTTAGAGGAAGTGGAAGCTTGTCTTGCTGATATAACTAATTTCAATATGGCTTCTTTAGAAGATTTACTAATAAATAAGGGAGAGCAATATATAAAGGATAGTCAGAACCCAAATACCCCAGAAAGCATATTTGAAAAAAAGGAATTAATAGAAATACTAGGTAAGATAATCGATGAGTTACAGGAAAATGAGAAAATGGTTATTTCCCTTTACTATTACGAGGAATTAACTTATAAAGAAATAGGTCATATTATGGAACTGTCAGAATCAAGAATTTCTCAAATACACAGTAAAGCCATATTGAATATTAAAAATAAACTGATGAAATTAGGAATATATGAAAATTAA
- a CDS encoding chemotaxis protein CheC, with the protein MDIDNLNNMMIDIMKEIGNIGSGNAVTALANMLDKRVDMTVPKVRIMEFNDVAEILGGEENIVVGIYLDLNVDIHGNIMFILDMESAINLTNMLLNREDKELDDIAVSALSEIGNILASSYVNSLSGLTGLKITVSVPSLAIDMAGAILSVPAIQFGLVADQVLFIETVFKEGENSVHGNLFLLPDIDSFDKILSKLGVL; encoded by the coding sequence ATGGATATAGATAATTTAAACAATATGATGATAGATATCATGAAGGAAATTGGGAATATTGGTTCTGGCAATGCAGTAACTGCTTTAGCTAATATGTTGGATAAAAGGGTTGATATGACAGTTCCTAAAGTAAGGATTATGGAATTTAATGATGTAGCAGAAATACTAGGAGGAGAAGAAAATATAGTAGTAGGTATATATTTAGATTTAAATGTTGATATACATGGAAATATTATGTTCATATTGGATATGGAATCTGCCATTAATCTAACTAATATGCTTCTTAATAGGGAGGATAAGGAATTAGATGATATTGCTGTATCTGCCTTGTCTGAGATAGGCAATATATTAGCTTCTTCCTACGTCAATTCGTTAAGCGGTTTAACTGGGTTAAAGATAACCGTTTCTGTGCCTTCGTTAGCCATCGATATGGCAGGAGCAATTTTATCTGTTCCAGCTATTCAATTTGGCCTTGTAGCTGACCAAGTGCTTTTTATAGAAACCGTATTTAAAGAGGGAGAAAATTCCGTTCATGGGAATCTATTCTTATTACCAGATATAGATTCATTTGATAAAATACTTTCTAAATTAGGGGTTTTGTAA
- the flhA gene encoding flagellar biosynthesis protein FlhA, translating into MKFGDIVVALGIIGIVLIIIIPIPSGLLSVLLTINIALSLLILLISMYTKDVLEISIFPSLLLIATIFRLALNISTTRSILTEANAGAVVETFGKFVVQNNLVVGFVIFLIIVVIQFIVITKGAERVAEVSARFTLDAMPGKQMAIDADLNSGLITEQEARKRRRDIQRYADFYGAMDGATKFVKGDAIAGILITIINVIGGLLTGILSGMKLNEALQTYILLTVGDGLVSQIPALLVSTATGLVVTRAASESNLGQDLIDQLFKNNSKILFVVGGVLIFLGITTTLPFFTYLLLGSIFISMGYVMNKGAKEENEEPVEEISEAEELRKPENVLELLKVDDIELELGYGLIPLADVNQGGDLLDRIVMIRRQIAMELGLIVPIVRLRDNIQLNPNEYIIKIKGVQVSKGEVYFDHYLAMDPGTAEGEIEGIETVEPAFGLPAKWISESEREKAEIFGYTVVDPPSVIATHLTEVIKERAFELIGRQDVKMLIDNVREEYPAVVEEIVPKVLSLGEVQKVLSNLLKEQISIRDMVTILETLADYGNVTRDVDLLTEYVRQRLSGYITNKYVENSTLNVITLDSEVEDIIMKSINKTETGSYLTLEPNIAQRILNNTLKAVQRLTSVGQQPIILTAPIVRLYFKRLTEQMTRDLIVLSYNEIEPSVEVQSVGMVNL; encoded by the coding sequence ATGAAATTTGGTGATATTGTAGTCGCTTTGGGTATTATTGGAATTGTCTTAATAATTATTATACCAATACCAAGTGGTTTATTAAGTGTATTATTAACAATTAATATTGCTTTGTCATTACTAATTCTGTTGATATCAATGTATACAAAAGACGTGCTAGAAATTTCTATTTTCCCATCTTTGCTTTTAATTGCTACAATTTTTAGACTGGCTTTAAATATTTCTACCACACGAAGCATTTTAACTGAAGCGAATGCAGGTGCTGTTGTTGAGACTTTCGGTAAATTTGTGGTACAGAATAATTTAGTTGTTGGTTTTGTAATATTTCTTATAATAGTTGTTATCCAATTTATTGTAATAACTAAAGGTGCTGAAAGGGTAGCTGAAGTATCAGCAAGGTTTACTTTGGATGCTATGCCAGGTAAGCAAATGGCTATTGATGCTGATTTGAATTCTGGTCTAATTACGGAACAAGAAGCTCGAAAAAGGAGAAGAGATATACAAAGATATGCAGATTTTTATGGAGCTATGGATGGTGCTACAAAGTTCGTTAAAGGGGATGCAATAGCAGGGATATTAATAACTATAATTAATGTAATTGGAGGATTGCTAACAGGTATTCTTTCAGGAATGAAATTGAATGAGGCATTACAAACCTATATATTATTAACTGTTGGAGATGGATTAGTTAGTCAAATTCCCGCCTTGTTAGTTTCTACAGCTACAGGATTAGTTGTAACAAGAGCAGCTTCTGAATCGAACTTAGGACAAGATTTAATTGACCAGTTGTTTAAAAACAATTCAAAAATTTTATTTGTTGTTGGTGGGGTATTAATATTTCTAGGGATTACCACTACATTACCATTCTTTACTTATTTATTACTGGGATCTATCTTCATTTCTATGGGATATGTAATGAATAAAGGCGCTAAAGAGGAAAATGAGGAGCCAGTAGAAGAAATTTCAGAAGCAGAAGAGTTAAGAAAACCAGAAAATGTGTTAGAGCTTTTGAAAGTAGATGATATTGAACTTGAATTAGGTTATGGATTGATTCCATTAGCAGATGTAAATCAAGGAGGAGACCTATTAGACAGGATTGTAATGATTAGAAGGCAAATAGCTATGGAATTAGGATTAATAGTTCCTATAGTTCGGTTGAGAGATAATATTCAACTTAATCCAAATGAATACATCATAAAGATAAAAGGGGTTCAGGTATCTAAAGGAGAAGTTTATTTTGATCATTATTTGGCAATGGACCCTGGTACAGCTGAAGGGGAAATAGAGGGAATTGAAACTGTTGAACCTGCCTTTGGATTACCAGCTAAATGGATAAGTGAAAGTGAACGAGAAAAAGCGGAAATTTTCGGATATACTGTTGTTGATCCTCCTTCAGTGATTGCTACTCATCTGACAGAAGTTATAAAAGAAAGAGCTTTTGAATTAATTGGTAGGCAGGATGTAAAAATGCTAATTGATAATGTTAGGGAAGAATATCCTGCTGTAGTGGAAGAAATTGTGCCTAAAGTACTTTCATTAGGAGAAGTTCAAAAAGTACTATCTAACCTATTGAAAGAACAGATAAGTATAAGGGATATGGTGACAATCTTAGAAACCTTAGCTGATTATGGAAATGTAACAAGAGATGTAGATTTATTAACTGAATATGTTAGACAGAGGTTATCTGGGTATATAACTAATAAATATGTTGAAAATAGCACTTTAAATGTAATAACCTTAGATAGTGAAGTCGAAGATATAATTATGAAGTCCATAAATAAAACAGAAACCGGCTCCTATTTAACTTTGGAGCCAAATATAGCTCAAAGAATACTAAACAATACATTAAAAGCAGTACAAAGGCTTACCTCTGTTGGACAACAACCTATAATTTTAACTGCTCCGATAGTGAGATTATATTTTAAACGATTAACAGAACAGATGACTCGAGATTTAATTGTTTTATCATATAATGAAATTGAACCTTCAGTAGAAGTTCAATCCGTTGGGATGGTGAACTTATAA
- a CDS encoding protein-glutamate methylesterase/protein-glutamine glutaminase, translating to MVKVLIVDDSLFARKILTDILNSDKDIEVVGVAKNGKEALEKIPILKPDLVTLDVVMPIMDGIVTLERIVDKYDIPVIMVSDLTQEGATLTLEALDKGAIDFIPKPKNIFSLNNETIKTQIIDKIKISAQCNVHVKPVIKEPKSIPERAALTGKTSKDGFDYIIAIGSSTGGPKALQQVLPLIPKNINGSIVVVQHMPPKFTKSLAQRLNEISSINIKEGEEGEVLKRGHCYIAPGDFHMEVVKRGSEYVIRLNKDSPIKGLRPSVDVLMDSVARLDSIRKIGVILTGMGSDGSKGIVSIKQSNGFTIAQDEKTSVIFGMPKSAINTNHVDKVVPLDEIAYEITRKVEVL from the coding sequence GTGGTTAAGGTATTAATAGTAGACGATTCTTTGTTTGCTAGGAAAATATTAACTGATATATTGAATAGCGATAAAGATATAGAAGTAGTAGGAGTAGCCAAAAATGGAAAAGAAGCTTTAGAAAAAATCCCCATTTTAAAGCCCGATTTAGTAACCCTTGATGTAGTCATGCCCATTATGGATGGCATTGTTACGCTGGAAAGAATAGTGGATAAATATGATATACCGGTCATTATGGTTAGCGATCTAACACAAGAAGGTGCAACACTAACGTTAGAAGCGTTAGACAAGGGTGCAATTGATTTTATACCTAAGCCTAAAAATATATTTAGCTTAAATAATGAAACTATAAAAACTCAGATTATCGATAAAATTAAGATTTCGGCTCAATGCAATGTTCATGTTAAACCCGTTATAAAAGAACCTAAAAGTATTCCTGAAAGGGCTGCTTTAACAGGGAAAACATCTAAAGATGGTTTTGATTATATAATAGCCATAGGGAGTTCAACTGGGGGTCCTAAAGCTTTACAACAAGTTTTGCCATTAATACCTAAGAATATCAATGGATCAATAGTTGTAGTACAACATATGCCTCCCAAATTTACAAAATCCCTTGCTCAGAGATTGAATGAAATTTCAAGTATCAATATAAAAGAAGGAGAAGAAGGTGAAGTATTAAAGAGGGGTCATTGTTATATAGCACCTGGGGATTTTCATATGGAAGTAGTGAAAAGGGGCAGTGAGTATGTTATTAGATTAAACAAGGACAGTCCTATTAAAGGTTTAAGACCTTCAGTAGATGTGTTAATGGATTCAGTAGCCCGTTTAGATAGTATAAGAAAGATTGGTGTAATCTTGACAGGAATGGGGTCGGATGGTTCAAAAGGTATTGTGTCTATAAAGCAATCTAATGGTTTTACTATTGCACAAGATGAGAAGACCTCTGTAATATTTGGAATGCCTAAATCTGCTATTAATACTAATCATGTAGATAAAGTTGTACCATTAGATGAAATAGCTTATGAGATAACTAGGAAAGTGGAGGTGTTATGA